One Erinaceus europaeus chromosome 5, mEriEur2.1, whole genome shotgun sequence genomic window carries:
- the ESM1 gene encoding endothelial cell-specific molecule 1 isoform X2, protein MTERHAGNPVYKTHQRVGRGSATTLDSCFPPAKSTLQEAEPEPEPAGNMKNLLLLATLLVPVHLAAAWSSKYAVDCPEHCDSSECKINQRCKKTVLDDCGCCRVCAAEQGEICYRTVSAMDGVKCGPGLRCQLYNEEDAFGDEFGVCKEHDMASGDGSAVRELVKNSAAPRSPVMKWLHPR, encoded by the exons ATGACGGAGAGGCATGCAGGCAACCCAGTATATAAAACTCATCAACGTGTAGGCAGAGGTTCAGCTACCACTTTGGACAGCTGCTTCCCTCCAGCCAAGTCCACACTGCAGGAGGCAGAGCCCGAGCCTGAGCCCGCTGGAAACATGAAGAACCTCTTGCTGTTGGCCACGCTCCTTGTACCTGTGCACCTGGCGGCGGCCTGGAGCTCCAAGTATGCGGTCGATTGCCCTGAACACTGTGACAGCAGTGAGTGCAAAATCAATCAGCGCTGTAAGAAGACAGTGTTGGATGACTGTGGCTGCTGCCGGGTGTGTGCCGCAGAGCAGGGAGAAATCTGTTACCGCACAGTCTCAGCGATGGATGGTGTGAAGTGTGGCCCCGGGCTGAGGTGTCAGCTTTACAATGAAGAAGATGCTTTTGGTGACGAGTTTGGTGTCTGCAAAG AGCATGATATGGCATCCGGAGATGGCAGTGCTGTGAGAGAACTTGTGAAGAATAGCGCTGCCCCCCGGTCTCCTGTAATGAAATGGCTACATCCACGCTGA
- the ESM1 gene encoding endothelial cell-specific molecule 1 isoform X1: MTERHAGNPVYKTHQRVGRGSATTLDSCFPPAKSTLQEAEPEPEPAGNMKNLLLLATLLVPVHLAAAWSSKYAVDCPEHCDSSECKINQRCKKTVLDDCGCCRVCAAEQGEICYRTVSAMDGVKCGPGLRCQLYNEEDAFGDEFGVCKDCPYGTFGMDCKETCNCKAGICNRVTGKCMNFPFFQYSVATSSNRKFVSHTEHDMASGDGSAVRELVKNSAAPRSPVMKWLHPR, encoded by the exons ATGACGGAGAGGCATGCAGGCAACCCAGTATATAAAACTCATCAACGTGTAGGCAGAGGTTCAGCTACCACTTTGGACAGCTGCTTCCCTCCAGCCAAGTCCACACTGCAGGAGGCAGAGCCCGAGCCTGAGCCCGCTGGAAACATGAAGAACCTCTTGCTGTTGGCCACGCTCCTTGTACCTGTGCACCTGGCGGCGGCCTGGAGCTCCAAGTATGCGGTCGATTGCCCTGAACACTGTGACAGCAGTGAGTGCAAAATCAATCAGCGCTGTAAGAAGACAGTGTTGGATGACTGTGGCTGCTGCCGGGTGTGTGCCGCAGAGCAGGGAGAAATCTGTTACCGCACAGTCTCAGCGATGGATGGTGTGAAGTGTGGCCCCGGGCTGAGGTGTCAGCTTTACAATGAAGAAGATGCTTTTGGTGACGAGTTTGGTGTCTGCAAAG ACTGTCCCTATGGCACCTTTGGGATGGACTGCAAAGAGACTTGCAACTGTAAAGCAGGCATCTGTAACAGGGTGACTGGGAAATGCATGAATTTCCCCTTCTTTCAGTATTCAGTAGCCACGTCTTCCAACAGGAAATTTGTATCTCACACGG AGCATGATATGGCATCCGGAGATGGCAGTGCTGTGAGAGAACTTGTGAAGAATAGCGCTGCCCCCCGGTCTCCTGTAATGAAATGGCTACATCCACGCTGA